Proteins encoded in a region of the Anoxybacillus amylolyticus genome:
- a CDS encoding TspO/MBR family protein, with translation MNRFVVYAGAYVMMVLVNAVAEWLPLNGQTTGEISRKVNVLFTPAGYVFSIWGFIYLLLAIWILRQFPSSRRDLPMYRQAFVPFVVSCIFNALWIVVWHYEYFLFSVVVMLSLLFTLIWLYKVVKRTNPSFFELFPFSVYLGWVSVATIANISFVLKYNGWDRFGLSDAFWAITMLLVATALALLFMLRQRDWAYPLVFVWAFVGIGVKNQGTASLVAYVSFLLAGVILISVASLYKEKT, from the coding sequence ATGAATCGGTTCGTTGTTTATGCAGGAGCGTATGTCATGATGGTACTTGTCAATGCGGTAGCGGAGTGGCTTCCTTTGAATGGTCAGACGACAGGGGAAATATCGCGGAAAGTAAACGTCTTATTTACCCCAGCAGGGTATGTGTTTTCAATTTGGGGGTTTATCTACCTCCTATTAGCGATTTGGATTTTAAGACAATTTCCATCTTCTCGACGAGACTTACCTATGTATCGCCAAGCGTTCGTTCCTTTTGTTGTTAGCTGTATATTTAATGCGTTGTGGATTGTTGTGTGGCATTATGAATATTTTCTCTTTTCTGTTGTTGTGATGCTTTCTCTTCTTTTTACGTTGATATGGTTATATAAAGTGGTCAAACGTACGAATCCAAGTTTTTTTGAACTATTTCCGTTTTCTGTTTATTTAGGCTGGGTCAGTGTTGCAACGATTGCAAACATTTCCTTTGTTTTAAAATACAACGGTTGGGACAGATTCGGATTGTCTGATGCGTTCTGGGCGATTACGATGTTACTCGTTGCAACAGCTTTAGCCCTTCTTTTCATGCTCCGGCAACGAGATTGGGCGTATCCACTTGTATTCGTTTGGGCGTTTGTTGGCATTGGGGTGAAAAACCAAGGAACCGCGTCGCTTGTCGCATACGTTTCATTTTTGCTTGCAGGAGTAATACTAATTAGCGTAGCGTCTTTGTATAAAGAAAAAACATAA
- a CDS encoding IS630 family transposase, producing MFYVDETHVRAYQALRTTWAEVGKQKQIPSYGHHAHVSIFGAVDVQQGDVVFHRASSANAETFLDFLRLLKEKYSDRFIVLVLDNARIHHANMVQAFLDSDEGAAFHFIYLPPYSPQLNPIERLWKWLKDEVIANVLHKDQNDIVQSITRFEQYVLQHRDEVLRRIGCTA from the coding sequence ATGTTTTATGTAGATGAGACGCATGTTCGTGCCTATCAAGCGCTTCGTACGACATGGGCAGAAGTAGGCAAGCAAAAACAAATCCCGAGTTACGGTCATCATGCCCATGTGTCCATTTTTGGTGCGGTCGACGTTCAACAAGGCGATGTCGTGTTTCATCGTGCCTCATCCGCCAATGCCGAGACGTTCTTAGACTTTTTGCGCCTGTTGAAAGAGAAATATTCGGATCGATTCATCGTGCTTGTGTTGGACAATGCACGTATTCATCATGCCAACATGGTGCAAGCATTCCTCGATAGCGACGAAGGCGCTGCATTTCACTTTATCTATTTGCCACCGTATTCTCCACAGTTAAACCCGATTGAACGGTTATGGAAGTGGCTGAAAGATGAAGTCATCGCCAACGTCTTGCATAAGGATCAAAACGACATTGTCCAGTCCATTACTCGCTTTGAACAGTACGTCTTGCAACACCGGGATGAAGTGTTACGCCGCATCGGATGTACTGCGTAA
- a CDS encoding glycoside hydrolase family 32 protein — MVRLNDVERLVALSRHNEIVKEAERRVQQAKEKMDSTYRLAYHIMAPVHWMNDPNGLIQWNGEYHVFYQFHPDSPKWGPMHWGHVKSKDFVHWERAPIALAPSEWYDEGGCFSGSAVNDHGVLTLIYTGNVWLNEEQTELKQYQCLATSKDGIHFEKDPANPVLSEPPFDCQGHIRDPKVWKRGEDWYMVLGTREGNNGKVVLYKSKDLRHWEYVNILAQSDGSLGYMWECPDVFRLNGKDILLFSPQGIEPVGDRFQNLHQTGYLVGTLDEETGKLTHGAFEELDKGFDFYAAQTFEDERGRRILFGWMDMWESPMPTQEHGWAGALTIPRLLELTDDEKLLMKPVPELQLLREEHTHLESISVKQHEATYTVPVEGDRLELLVRFSLTDFRGNAFGVKVRCSSDGSEETIFRYDTGDSVVTFDRNRSGRGEGGIRRAVLDGSKTDLITFHLFIDRSSVELFVNDGRLVMTGRIYPSETSQGIELFTEGGDATVFSVDAWKLKDIWG, encoded by the coding sequence ATGGTTCGATTAAATGATGTAGAAAGGTTGGTTGCATTGTCTAGACATAATGAGATAGTAAAGGAAGCAGAAAGACGAGTACAACAAGCAAAAGAAAAAATGGACAGCACGTATCGGCTAGCATACCATATTATGGCACCGGTGCACTGGATGAACGACCCAAATGGACTCATTCAATGGAACGGGGAATACCATGTGTTTTATCAGTTTCATCCGGACAGTCCAAAGTGGGGGCCGATGCATTGGGGGCATGTGAAAAGCAAAGACTTTGTGCATTGGGAGCGTGCACCGATTGCGCTTGCGCCGAGTGAATGGTACGACGAAGGCGGCTGCTTCTCGGGAAGTGCGGTGAATGATCATGGAGTTCTCACACTTATTTATACCGGAAATGTTTGGCTGAATGAGGAGCAAACGGAATTGAAGCAATATCAATGTTTAGCGACAAGCAAAGACGGCATCCATTTTGAAAAAGACCCGGCCAATCCGGTACTTTCCGAGCCTCCGTTTGACTGCCAAGGTCATATTCGCGATCCAAAAGTGTGGAAACGTGGCGAGGATTGGTATATGGTGCTCGGAACGCGAGAGGGGAATAACGGAAAAGTCGTTTTATACAAGTCGAAAGATCTTCGTCATTGGGAATATGTCAACATCCTTGCACAAAGCGATGGTAGCTTAGGATACATGTGGGAGTGTCCTGATGTATTCCGTTTGAACGGCAAAGATATATTACTATTTTCACCTCAAGGAATCGAGCCTGTCGGCGACCGCTTTCAAAACCTTCATCAAACCGGTTACCTTGTCGGAACGCTTGATGAGGAAACAGGGAAACTGACACACGGAGCGTTTGAAGAACTCGATAAGGGATTTGATTTTTACGCCGCACAAACGTTTGAAGATGAACGAGGGCGACGAATTTTGTTCGGCTGGATGGATATGTGGGAGTCTCCGATGCCGACGCAAGAACACGGATGGGCCGGCGCGTTAACGATTCCGCGTCTTTTGGAATTGACAGATGATGAGAAACTTTTGATGAAGCCGGTGCCGGAATTGCAATTATTGCGCGAAGAGCATACGCATCTGGAATCGATCTCAGTAAAACAACATGAAGCAACATACACAGTTCCTGTGGAAGGCGATCGGTTGGAGTTGCTCGTTCGCTTTTCGTTAACCGATTTTCGTGGGAATGCATTTGGTGTCAAAGTGCGCTGTTCAAGTGATGGAAGCGAAGAAACGATCTTCCGCTATGATACAGGAGACTCTGTCGTGACGTTTGACCGAAACCGCTCTGGAAGAGGAGAAGGCGGCATTCGTAGGGCAGTGCTCGACGGATCAAAAACCGATTTGATCACGTTCCATTTGTTTATTGACCGCTCGTCCGTGGAACTGTTTGTCAATGACGGTCGGCTTGTCATGACGGGGAGAATTTATCCGTCCGAAACAAGCCAAGGAATTGAGCTGTTCACAGAAGGCGGGGACGCGACTGTCTTTTCCGTCGATGCGTGGAAATTGAAGGATATTTGGGGGTAG
- a CDS encoding glycoside hydrolase family 13 protein: MKKQWWKEAVVYQIYPRSFMDSNGDGIGDLQGIISKLDYLKTLGIDVIWLSPVYQSPNDDNGYDISDYQNIMKEFGTLRDFDELLEEAHKRGIKIMMDLVVNHTSDEHIWFIQSRQSKENNPFRDYYIWRPGKPNGEPPNNWGAAFGGSAWEYDETTGEYYLHLFSKKQPDLNWENENVRQEIYNMMRWWLDKGVDGFRMDVINMISKVEGLPDGEVKLGHRYGDGSPYYFNGPKVHDYLQEMNREVLSKYDIITVGEMPGVNVEEAKLYTGQSRNELQMVFHFEHVSLGDGLYGKWSPGEWKLTELKKIFAHWQYGLAKDGWNSLYWSNHDQPRAVSRFGDDGKYRVQSAKMLATCLHMHQGTPYIYQGEEIGMTNVRFSKLSDYRDIETLNAYKELVGGGKMTHEEMMAAIYERSRDNARTPVQWSSEPNAGFTTGTPWINVNPNYTDINVEAALNDPNSIFYYYQKLIQLRKQHDIIVYGAYDLILAEDEQIYAFTRTLGEEKLLVICNFTNDTPLFELPTNITYQTHSLLISNYDVSGEDDIRSITLRPYESRVYVLK; the protein is encoded by the coding sequence ATGAAGAAACAATGGTGGAAAGAAGCGGTTGTGTATCAAATTTATCCGCGCAGTTTTATGGATAGCAACGGTGATGGCATCGGGGATTTGCAAGGCATCATTTCTAAATTGGACTATTTAAAAACGTTAGGAATCGATGTCATCTGGTTGTCACCGGTATACCAATCGCCGAATGATGATAACGGGTATGATATTAGCGATTACCAAAATATTATGAAAGAGTTTGGTACGCTTCGTGATTTTGATGAATTGTTAGAAGAAGCGCATAAACGCGGGATAAAAATTATGATGGATTTAGTTGTCAATCATACGTCTGATGAACATATTTGGTTTATTCAATCAAGACAGTCAAAAGAGAACAACCCGTTTCGCGATTATTATATTTGGCGGCCAGGCAAACCAAATGGAGAGCCACCGAACAACTGGGGAGCGGCGTTTGGTGGTTCGGCATGGGAATACGATGAAACGACCGGAGAATATTATCTCCACTTATTTAGCAAAAAACAGCCAGATTTGAACTGGGAAAACGAGAACGTGCGGCAAGAAATTTACAACATGATGCGTTGGTGGCTCGATAAAGGAGTCGATGGCTTCCGCATGGATGTCATCAATATGATTTCAAAAGTCGAAGGTCTCCCGGATGGCGAAGTGAAGCTAGGGCATCGATATGGTGATGGTAGCCCGTATTATTTCAACGGACCAAAAGTGCATGACTATCTTCAAGAGATGAACCGCGAAGTGCTATCCAAGTACGATATCATTACTGTTGGAGAAATGCCAGGTGTGAACGTGGAAGAAGCGAAGCTGTACACAGGACAATCGCGGAATGAACTGCAAATGGTGTTTCATTTCGAGCATGTGAGTTTAGGAGACGGGTTATATGGAAAATGGTCTCCGGGAGAATGGAAACTGACAGAGTTGAAAAAAATTTTTGCGCATTGGCAGTATGGACTTGCGAAGGATGGCTGGAACAGCTTGTATTGGAGCAATCATGACCAGCCGCGTGCGGTTTCCCGCTTTGGCGATGATGGCAAGTATCGTGTACAGTCTGCGAAAATGCTGGCGACATGCTTACATATGCATCAAGGCACCCCATATATTTACCAAGGGGAAGAAATTGGCATGACGAACGTCAGATTCTCGAAACTGTCCGATTATCGGGACATTGAAACGTTAAATGCTTATAAAGAACTAGTTGGTGGCGGAAAGATGACGCATGAGGAAATGATGGCTGCTATTTATGAACGAAGCCGAGACAATGCTCGAACACCGGTACAATGGTCAAGCGAACCGAATGCGGGATTTACAACTGGTACTCCGTGGATTAACGTCAATCCGAATTATACAGACATTAACGTCGAAGCGGCATTAAATGATCCGAATTCTATTTTTTATTACTATCAAAAACTGATTCAATTGCGGAAACAACACGATATCATTGTGTACGGTGCATATGATTTAATTTTAGCAGAGGACGAACAAATTTATGCGTTTACCCGCACGTTAGGGGAAGAGAAACTGCTTGTCATATGTAATTTTACAAACGATACTCCTTTGTTCGAGTTGCCAACAAATATCACGTATCAAACACATTCTTTACTCATTAGCAACTATGACGTAAGCGGTGAGGACGATATTCGCTCGATCACGTTGCGTCCATATGAGTCGAGGGTGTATGTGTTGAAGTAA
- a CDS encoding helix-turn-helix domain-containing protein, with protein MKRLKITNDHGWTPRTLRKQERKIKDASLRVRVTAVRLVMEGYLGKDVAKMVNLCRQSVALYVSRFNEGGLDHLLDRRLPPGRVPFLTEEQQQELRQLVLTTTPVDVGWGISSSWNTRILQSYIQQTYGVFMSREGIRKLLHRLRLSWTRPTYKLVKGNPEHQAAFQKELEFIKKN; from the coding sequence ATGAAACGTCTTAAAATTACAAATGATCACGGCTGGACCCCTCGAACACTTCGGAAACAAGAACGGAAAATCAAAGATGCTTCGCTTCGCGTTCGGGTTACCGCCGTTCGTCTCGTCATGGAAGGGTATCTCGGAAAAGATGTTGCGAAAATGGTCAATCTATGCCGTCAATCGGTTGCCCTCTACGTCTCACGCTTTAACGAAGGAGGACTCGATCATTTACTCGATCGCCGCTTACCACCCGGTCGTGTGCCGTTTCTTACCGAAGAACAGCAACAAGAACTAAGACAACTCGTGTTAACCACCACCCCCGTTGATGTCGGTTGGGGCATTTCTTCCTCATGGAACACACGCATTTTGCAATCTTACATCCAACAAACATATGGTGTGTTTATGTCACGTGAAGGCATTCGCAAGTTGTTACATCGTCTTCGTTTATCGTGGACACGTCCAACCTACAAGCTGGTGAAAGGGAATCCAGAACATCAAGCTGCTTTTCAAAAGGAACTCGAATTTATAAAAAAAAACTAA
- a CDS encoding YobA family protein — MKKRLVFIAAVWSVWLAGCNGQTDRYAIEGYVVRKEGGSILVVSSDPQDFRSTGGIEEFYNAIFVSNAPARVKIGQKVRVWIDGGIAESYPGQGKAGKVLVVPSAPRDGASLLEEEVIRQALKKEAIRLRHTIPVIRAVQYDKQADTWTLRVKDAHGRTEFDVRIKDG; from the coding sequence GTGAAAAAACGGCTTGTTTTCATTGCCGCCGTGTGGAGTGTTTGGTTGGCAGGCTGTAACGGGCAAACTGACCGCTATGCCATTGAAGGGTATGTCGTGAGAAAAGAAGGGGGAAGCATCTTGGTTGTCAGTTCGGATCCGCAAGATTTTCGTTCCACAGGCGGGATTGAAGAGTTTTACAATGCTATCTTTGTTTCGAATGCACCAGCGCGAGTGAAGATCGGTCAGAAAGTTCGGGTCTGGATTGATGGAGGAATTGCTGAGTCGTATCCAGGCCAAGGAAAGGCTGGAAAAGTGTTGGTTGTGCCGAGCGCTCCGCGTGATGGAGCCAGCTTATTGGAGGAGGAAGTGATCCGCCAAGCGCTGAAAAAGGAAGCAATTCGTCTCCGGCACACGATTCCTGTGATTCGAGCGGTTCAGTATGACAAACAAGCGGATACTTGGACGCTTCGAGTGAAAGACGCCCATGGGCGAACGGAATTTGATGTTCGGATCAAGGATGGATAA
- a CDS encoding carbohydrate ABC transporter permease, whose amino-acid sequence MNISKTLTKFVRYIVLVIFFCLYILPFILVVLNSLKERTEIISNPLSIPKSFNLANYFSAMEKMNFTHSFMNSLIVTVFSVVLITIFSAMTAYVFVRMQNKLNKFLFFLMVASMIIPFQAIMIPLVQIYGSIGFLNSKWALIYMYIGFGASLAVFIYHGLIKSIPLELEEAAMIDGASRLQIFFQVVFPLLKPTTMTIVILNVLWIWNDFLLPSLVLIKPEERTLPLSTFYFFGTYSVDYGLLMAGLVVTIIPVIIVYLFTQRHIIQGVMNGSIK is encoded by the coding sequence ATGAACATATCCAAAACCTTAACGAAGTTCGTTCGTTATATTGTTTTAGTTATTTTTTTCTGTTTATATATTCTCCCCTTTATATTAGTTGTACTGAATTCGTTAAAAGAGCGAACAGAAATTATTTCTAATCCGTTGTCTATACCTAAATCATTTAATTTAGCAAACTATTTCAGTGCAATGGAGAAAATGAATTTTACCCATAGTTTTATGAACTCGCTTATCGTGACCGTATTTAGCGTGGTGCTCATTACTATTTTTTCAGCAATGACTGCTTATGTGTTTGTTCGCATGCAAAATAAGCTAAATAAGTTTTTGTTTTTCTTAATGGTCGCTTCCATGATCATTCCGTTCCAAGCGATTATGATCCCGCTTGTGCAAATTTATGGATCGATTGGCTTTTTAAATAGCAAATGGGCGTTAATTTATATGTATATCGGGTTCGGTGCATCGTTAGCTGTTTTTATTTATCATGGATTAATTAAGAGCATTCCACTAGAATTAGAAGAGGCGGCTATGATTGATGGGGCATCACGCTTGCAAATCTTTTTTCAAGTGGTGTTTCCGCTGTTGAAGCCAACCACCATGACGATTGTAATTTTAAATGTTCTTTGGATTTGGAATGACTTTTTATTACCATCCCTTGTTTTAATTAAGCCGGAAGAGCGGACATTGCCACTGTCTACGTTCTACTTTTTCGGGACATATTCTGTCGATTACGGATTATTAATGGCTGGGTTAGTAGTGACGATCATTCCAGTGATCATTGTTTACTTGTTTACCCAAAGACACATTATTCAAGGGGTTATGAATGGTTCGATTAAATGA
- a CDS encoding NAD(P)/FAD-dependent oxidoreductase encodes MNLQSGIFYWPTTFTNPPSYPVLEEDIDCDVLIIGAGTSGAQCAYFLSDTDLDVVVVEKRKAGHGSTAVNTALIQYLGEKMFFELINSFGETYAARHVKLCEQAICDLANAARKLPLDCEFVSRDSLYYASSPEDVSKLEKEYAALQKHGFAIERWSEEQIARHYPFRKPAALLTKGDGEVNPYKLTIGLLEYAKRRGVSIYEQTEINGKKLEKDQAVFYTKTGAVIRARAVIVAAGYETLDFKKDPNAVLSSTYAVVTNQVEDFSSWHNRTLIWETARPYIYMRTTADNRIIIGGLDEDTTYADERDAKLIHHRDQLIAEFQQRFPTIPVRAEFYLGAYYAGTHDGLPIIGVYDEYPNCYFVYAYGDNGAVYSMALAKCLRDWIAAGQSGDAQLYLPDRPLVSALSS; translated from the coding sequence GTGAACTTGCAATCTGGAATCTTCTACTGGCCAACAACTTTTACCAACCCGCCGAGCTACCCGGTCTTAGAGGAAGACATCGACTGCGACGTGCTTATTATCGGCGCTGGTACTTCGGGCGCCCAATGCGCCTACTTCCTCAGCGACACCGATCTTGACGTCGTGGTCGTCGAGAAGCGAAAAGCGGGACACGGGAGCACAGCTGTCAATACGGCCCTGATCCAATACTTGGGGGAAAAAATGTTTTTCGAGCTGATCAACAGCTTTGGCGAAACGTACGCGGCGCGGCATGTAAAACTTTGTGAACAGGCCATCTGCGATCTCGCCAATGCCGCTCGAAAGCTGCCGCTCGATTGCGAATTTGTCTCCCGCGACAGTTTGTATTATGCCAGCTCTCCTGAAGATGTAAGCAAATTGGAAAAAGAATATGCCGCTCTCCAGAAACACGGCTTTGCTATCGAACGGTGGTCGGAAGAACAAATCGCCCGCCATTATCCGTTCCGCAAGCCAGCGGCGCTGCTGACGAAAGGAGACGGCGAAGTCAATCCATACAAACTGACCATCGGCCTGTTGGAATATGCCAAACGCCGAGGAGTTTCCATTTACGAACAAACCGAAATCAATGGAAAAAAACTCGAAAAAGACCAAGCCGTTTTTTATACGAAAACCGGCGCAGTCATTCGCGCCAGAGCAGTCATCGTGGCGGCTGGTTACGAAACATTGGACTTCAAAAAAGATCCGAACGCCGTGCTGAGCAGCACTTATGCCGTGGTTACCAACCAAGTCGAGGATTTCTCAAGCTGGCACAACCGAACACTCATTTGGGAAACGGCCCGTCCTTACATCTACATGCGGACGACCGCTGACAACCGCATTATCATCGGTGGATTGGATGAAGATACAACGTATGCCGATGAACGCGATGCCAAACTCATTCATCATCGCGACCAGTTGATCGCGGAGTTTCAGCAACGCTTCCCCACGATCCCAGTCCGAGCCGAATTTTACTTAGGCGCCTACTACGCCGGCACACACGACGGTCTGCCGATCATCGGGGTATACGACGAATATCCAAACTGCTATTTCGTCTACGCCTATGGAGACAACGGCGCCGTTTACAGCATGGCGCTCGCTAAATGCCTGCGCGACTGGATCGCGGCAGGCCAAAGCGGCGACGCCCAGCTCTACTTGCCGGACCGTCCGCTTGTCTCCGCGTTGTCTTCGTAA